The Candidatus Defluviibacterium haderslevense DNA window AAATTATCTTCAATGATGAGTAATTTTAACCCAGAATCTATGCTTAAATTATATGATCGAAACCACAGTTTACCAGCCCAAACATAAAATACGGATCCTAACAGCAGCCTCACTTTTTGATGGTCATGATGCCGCCATTAATATCATGCGTCGCATTATGCAATCCAGTGGCGCCGAGATCATCCACCTTGGTCATAATCGATCAGCTTTGGAAATTGTTGATGCCGCTATTCAAGAGGATGTACAAGGTATTGCCATTACATCTTACCAAGGAGGTCACAATGAATTTTTTAAATATATCTATGACTTACTCAAGGAAAAAAATTGCGGTCACATCAAACTTTTTGGCGGTGGTGGTGGAACCATTCTTCCGTCCGAAATAGCGGACTTACATCAATATGGAATAACCAGAATCTATTCACCAGACGATGGAAGACATATGGGACTTCAAGGAATGATCAATGATCTTCTCAAACAATGTGACTTTGAGACCGGAGCTTCACTAAATGGAGAAGTCAAAGAATTAAAAGCAGGGAATGTTAGAGCAGTAGCTCGTCTTATTTCTGCAGTTGAAAATTTTCCTGATACAGCTAAAGAATTATTAGCAACAATACCAAAAGGTCCATCTAATAAACAAACACTCGTTCTAGGAATTACAGGAACAGGAGGTGCAGGAAAGTCAAGTTTGGTTGATGAGATCATTAGAAGATTTATTTTAGATTTTCCAGAAAAAACCATTGGCATTTTATCAGTAGATCCAAGTAAAAGACGAACCGGAGGTGCTCTATTAGGTGATAGAATACGCATGAACGCAATCCATCCAGAATTCCATCACAACAGGGTATTTATGCGATCTTTAGCTACGAGACAATCTAATCTTGCTCTTTCACCACATATTAAAAATGCTTTAGACATTTTAAAAGCAGCATCATTTGATTTAATTATACTAGAGACTTCAGGTATTGGTCAATCCGATACCGAAATTATCGATTTCTCAGATGTTTCGCTATACGTTATGACACCTGAATATGGTGCTGCAACTCAATTAGAAAAAATTGACATGCTTGATTTTGCAGATCTCATTGCGATTAATAAATTTGATAAACGAGGCGCATTAGATGCCCTTCGCGATGTCCGAAAACAATATCAACGCAACAAACAATTATGGGATATATCCATAGATGAGATGCCGGTTTATGGAACAATCGCATCACAATTCAATGATCCGGGAATGAATTTATTGTATGAAAAATTAATTTTAAATATTAATAAAAAACTAAACACTCCTTGGAAATCAACTTTAGGTCTTCCTACCGGTGAATCCGAAAAAAATTTATATCATTCCACCAGGCAGAACCCGATATCTTTCTGAAATTTCAGACAGCAATCGCAAATATGATCAATGGTCTATAAAACAAGCCGAACAAGCTCAAAAATGGCAATCATTAAAAATAACTGAAGACTTGGTTTCTTCTGATGTCAAACCAGAAATCAAAAACAAACTTTAGAAATTGAAAAACTATAGACGGAATTACCCGATCTATTCTTGAGGAATGGGAAACGAAAAAAGGAATACAAAAACGATCATTTTATTTATAAAGTTCGAGACAAAGAAATAAGTGTTCCTACCTTCACAACATCCCTTTCGCATTCAAGAATTCCAAGGGTTTGTCTACCAGATTACAAAGGTTGGTACGATATCATAAAATGGTCATTACAAGAAAATGTGCCCGGCGAATTTCCATATGCAGCAGGTGTATTTCCATTCAAGCGTAAAGAAGAAGACCCAACCAGAATGTTCGCTGGCGAAGGCGGACCTGAGCGCACCAACCGACGTTTCCATTATGTCTCAGTAGATATGCCTGCTAATCGCCTTTCTACCGCATTTGACTCAGTAACTTTATATGGAGAAGATCCAGATTACCGGCCGGATATTTTTGGAAAAGTTGGAAATTCAGGTGTGAGTATTTGTAGTCTCGATGACGCCAAAAAATTATATTCTGGTTTTGATCTATGTAATCCCAGGACATCTGTTTCCATGACAATCAATGGTCCTGCGGCGACGATATGTGCCTTTTTTATGAATACTGCTATCGATCAACAATGCGAACTATACATTAAAGCCAATGGATTAGAGCACAAAGTTGAAGCTGCACTAAAAGCAAAATTTGATGACCAAAATCTTCCACGACCAAAATATGATGGCGAACTTCCACCTGGAAATAATGGATTGGGTTTGATGTTTTTGGGATTATCCGGAGATCAAATTCTAGAAGCGCCTATTTATGAAGAATTAAAAAACAAAGCACTAAGCTCCGTTAGAGGCACTGTACAAGCTGACATACTCAAAGAAGATCAGGCGCAAAATACCTGTATCTTTTCAACTGAATTTTCTCTCAAATTAATGGGTGATGTTCAAGATTATTTCATTCAAAAAAATGTTCGAAATTTTTATTCTGTTTCGATCAGTGGATATCACATTGCAGAAGCTGGGGCTAATCCGATTTCACAATTAGCATTTACTTTAGCGAATGGTTTTACTTTTGTAGAATACTACCTTTCCAGAGGAATGCATATTGATGATTTTGCACCGAATTTATCTTTCTTTTTTCTAATGGCGTTGATCCGAATATGCAGTTATCGGAAGAGTTGCTAGAAAAATCTGGGCTAAGGCCATGAAGATAAAATACAATGCCAATGAAAGAAGTCAAATGTTGAAATATCACATACAAACTTCTGGTCGATCCCTGCATGCACAAGAAATTTCTTTTAACGATATCAGAACGACACTCCAAGCATTATATGCCATCTATGATAATTGTAATTCACTACACACTAATGCCTATGATGAAGCTATAACAACTCCAACTGAAGAATCGGTGCGAAGAGCCATGGCCATTCAACTCATCATCAATAACGAATTGGGTCTAGCTAAAAATGAAAATCCATTACAAGGATCTTTTATCATAGAAGAATTAACTGAACTTGTGGAAGAAGCTGTACTTATGGAATTCGATAGAATTTCAGAGCGAGGTGGTGTATTAGGAGCTATGGAAACGATGTATCAACGCAGTAAAATCCAAGAAGAATCCTTGTATTACGAAACACTCAAACATACTGGTGAATATCCTATAATAGGTGTCAATACCTTCTTAAGTAAAGATGGCTCTCCAACCATTTTGCCTAAAGAAGTTATACGCGCTACTGATGAAGAAAAAAAGGATCAAATCCATGCATTAGAAAATTTGAAAAAAGCCAATATCAGTGTTTCAGATAATCATTTGAAAAATTTACAATTGATGGCCATTAAAAATAAAAATATTTTTGAAGAATTGATTGAAGCTACAAAATATTGCTCCCTAGGACAAATTACTCAGGCATTATATGCTGTTGGTGGAAAGTATCGAAGGAACATGTAAGGGATCAATAAAAAATTATTTAATTTTACCATCATCAATAAAAAAAGAAGCACTTCTTAAAAATAATAATTAAAACAGAATGTCAAAAAATTACATTATGATTAGATTTTTTTTTCTGATACTATTATTCATCAATATTGCAGAGAACAATCTTAGTGCCAACACAATCATCGTTGGTGTCAATCAGACTTATACTTCTATCCAATCAGCTTACAATATAGCCAAACCTGGTGATACCATTCTTGTAAATGAAGGTATATATACCCAAACCGAATATCTGAGCGGTACTAAAGGTAATGACAAAAACAATATTTACGTCATTTCAAAAAAAGACACGGTGCAATCTATAGAGGTGGGTCAGAAGCTTGGCATTTAAGTTCCGTTTCCTATATTGTTATCGAAGGGTTTGTGTTCGAACAACAAACCGGTAATGGTGTCAACATGGACGATTCAGGAAGTTTAGTGAATCCTTCTACAAATATTGCAATAATCCACTGCATATTTAGAGATATTAAAGCAACCGGAAACAATGACTTATTAAAATTGTCAGGATTGGATTTTTTCTCAATATCAGAATGTACATTTTAAATGGAAGCCTCGGAAGCTCAGGTAGTGGAATTGATATGGTAGGATGCCACAATGGTAGAATTAATAAATGCACTTTTGAAAACATGGGTGCCAATAGTATCCAAATGAAAGGAGGAAGTCAATACATCCGGATTGAAAAAACTTTTTTAAAAAGGTGGGCAACGAGCAATCAATATTGGCGGAAGTACCGGGTTGGCATTTTTTAGACCTCAGAATGCAACATTTGAGGCTGCAGATATAAATGTATGGTCGAACATATTCATTGAATCTGACACACCCATTGCATTTGTAGGATGTATCCGAAGTAAAGTGGTAAACAATACCATAATCAATCCGGTAATTTGGATTTTTAGAATACTTCAGGAAACGGTTGACCCCAATCGTTTTGCTCCTTGTGGAATGAATGAATTTACAAATAACATTATTTATTTCCCAAATAATATTAGAACGATTGTTAATATTGGACCAAATACAGATCCTTCTTCATTTATTTTTTCAAATAACTTATGGTACAATCATCAGAATCCAAGTTTTAATCAATACAATTTACCTGTAGCAGAAACCGGAAGTATCAAAGGCAAGGATCCATTATTTGTAAACTTAACACAAGAAAATTTTAATCTTTAAAAGCTCACCAGCCATTGGTCAAGGCAAATCGGTGATCGCACCTATTGAAGATTATAATGGAAATCTTTTGAAATTACCAACCGATCAATTGGAGCCATAGAATATCAAAAAGTAAGCAATAATGATGATTTAAATACTTCATCCATGTTAGTTTATCCAAATCCATCTAAAGGATTAATACATATTATTTCCGACCTTATAAAAGGTGAACATTTAAAAATAACAATTTTTTCAATCCAAGGAAACTTTATAAAAAGCATACCAATTAATACTACAACAAACCCATCCATCGACTTGCAAATGAATGATGGAACTTACATGTATATCATAGAAGATTCAAAAGAGAAAATTCTCAAAAGATCCTTGTTATTGATTTCAAAATAACTTTAAGCGTAGTTAGTAAAAGGTTTCCTTTATGGAGTGGTTGATCAAAGGCGTATTGTTAGGCATTAGTATTGGCCTTTTGGTGGGGCCTTTGTTTTTTGCATTGATACAAGCAGGTATGGAATATGGATTCCGCAAAGGATTTCTTTTTGCAGCAGGAATTTGGATTAGTGATTTCATTCTATTAATGCTCACCTATTTTATATTTAAAAATATTCCACTACCTACAAACACAGATGATATCAGTCCGATTCTTATAGTTATCTGCGCTGCAGCATTTATATTAATTGGTTTAAACATTATGCTCTCACCAACAAAAAAAATGGATCATCAATATCTTCCTACTTCTAAATTATGGACAGTCTTGGTCACAAAAGGTTTTATTGTTAACACCATGAATCCATCTGCATTTTTAATTTGGATGAGTGTTGCGACTATTGCCAATAAAATAACTTTAAAACCCAGTGGCACAGAAATTCTTATGTTCTATTTGAGCATTGGTATCACCATCATTGGTTTAGATTTGTTGAAAATATTCTTAGGTAAGAAAATTGCTTTAAAATTCAAGGATGGTATCCTGTCAAAATTCAAATATGTGTCGGGCGTTTTTTTATAATTAATGGGTTATATTTGGTGTACGTCGCCATATTCTAAAATAAAAAAACAAAGTATAAACATTTTAACAATAATAATGCATGCTTATATTTTACCATTGAGAAAATAATGACACAAAAACTAATTAAATAAATATTCTATTCGTAATATTCAAAAAGATATTCATCCTTATATTCAATCTCATTCGCTATTAGTTCAGTTAGGTATTCTGATTTGAACGATACCTTTTATGATGTATCTTTTGATTTTGAATATATTTATAAACTTTATCCAAATGAGATCGACTATAAGAAAATGCTCCAAATCCGCTTTGCCATTCAAATTTATTTTTGATTAGCCCCTTTTCGTTAATCCAATTATTGCTTGCTCTTTTTATATCTTTAACCAAATCAGAAATGGATATCGCAGGATTCAAACCTATTAATATATGAATATGATCTATCATACCATTTATTGCTAGCATTTTATGTCTATAGTTTTGTACAACAGCAGTTATATATTTATATAATTCTTCTTCCCATGTTTCACTTATAAAACTTTTTCTACCCTTCACTGCAAAAACCAATTGGATAATCAATTGTGTATATGTGTTACTCATTATAAATTCATTGAATCAAACAGGTTGCCCCGCTGGGGCAAATTAAAATCTAAAATTAACCTACAA harbors:
- a CDS encoding T9SS type A sorting domain-containing protein, yielding MLVYPNPSKGLIHIISDLIKGEHLKITIFSIQGNFIKSIPINTTTNPSIDLQMNDGTYMYIIEDSKEKILKRSLLLISK
- a CDS encoding LysE family transporter, whose translation is MEWLIKGVLLGISIGLLVGPLFFALIQAGMEYGFRKGFLFAAGIWISDFILLMLTYFIFKNIPLPTNTDDISPILIVICAAAFILIGLNIMLSPTKKMDHQYLPTSKLWTVLVTKGFIVNTMNPSAFLIWMSVATIANKITLKPSGTEILMFYLSIGITIIGLDLLKIFLGKKIALKFKDGILSKFKYVSGVFL